ACATATCAAACTACCATTTAATGTAATTAAGAGCTGGAAAACTATCCGCCTGAATGGACTTCAGGTTTAATTTCGAACACAAACCACGTCACAACTGTGTCAACTGGGTTTATTGCAATAACATACAGCCAAATCTAAGTAAACAAAATATTCAACCGAACCGGTTGGAGAAGACAGTCAAACTTCTCTTTTGCCATAGGCGACGACGACGTCGCCGTtgttaagtttttttattttaattagctTCTTGTCGACCTTCCGGAGATCCGCACGTCTCAGGCTTTCATCAATAACCAGTCTGGAGGAGAGTCTCGTGGAGTTTCGCCAATTTGGGGGCACGTTTCTGGCGCTGTCGTCGTAATCTTCGTCGGTTTGATCGACGACATCCACGGGGTTGGCAGGGAGGCCGCCCCCTTCCTCCGGACGCACCACCGCCACACCGGAAGCTCCCATGCGGATGCAGTCAAATGACCACTCGACCAAAGTTAAATCCTCCCAGTTTGCTTCCATATCAATACACAAGTGTACATTACGACTTGCGAAATATATGTTGGAGAACTCTACGCAAAGGCGGATGAACTGAAAACGAGGAAGACGGAAGCACATCGGTGCAGGGTTTTTACCTGAAATTTGGACACTCatcacaaaaacaaattataaccGACAAATCGATCGCAAGATGCGGTTCTCTATTTTGGAATTAGCTCCAAAATACATTATTCAAAGCGACCTGCTCGAATGCAAATTTTATCTGAATTTACTTAAGTCTGCAAGGACTTGACACGAAAGCGGCTTAATTTGTTGGACAGTAGCATCGAACAACaaatatttcatgaataaaatcgatacaaaaaaaattgaacatttccaagtttaaatttcacagttgtac
The sequence above is drawn from the Tenebrio molitor chromosome X, icTenMoli1.1, whole genome shotgun sequence genome and encodes:
- the LOC138139904 gene encoding uncharacterized protein, with amino-acid sequence MKSFVLLCLTVLAHTKLSTAAKGINKKPSALKNNTNAANGVLGSNQVTTTTSSSLLPAFRLPCSCLEGQCGCCSGVLLDQFNQKACLNVSYEPDDFAITAAMSMNGRVLYKRTVSGKNPAPMCFRLPRFQFIRLCVEFSNIYFASRNVHLCIDMEANWEDLTLVEWSFDCIRMGASGVAVVRPEEGGGLPANPVDVVDQTDEDYDDSARNVPPNWRNSTRLSSRLVIDESLRRADLRKVDKKLIKIKKLNNGDVVVAYGKREV